A single window of Zootoca vivipara chromosome 17, rZooViv1.1, whole genome shotgun sequence DNA harbors:
- the SDF2L1 gene encoding stromal cell-derived factor 2-like protein 1, with amino-acid sequence MRRPGGSGGFPPLASHSWPLSPLSLLLLVCGSGLATGAVEGAVTCGSVLKLLNTRHNVRLHSHEVKYGSGSGQQSVTGVEVSDDANSYWRIRGKTDGSCQRGMPVKCGQTIRLTHVNTGKNLHTHHFPSPLSNNQEVSAFGDDGEGDDLDVWTVQCSGTYWERDDAVRFKHIGTDVFLTVTGEQYGHPIRGQREVHGIHSPNHHNFWKAMEGVFIKPSLDSTKHDEL; translated from the exons ATGCGGCGACCGGGTGGCAGCGGCGGCTTCCCGCCGCTGGCTTCCCACTCCTGGCCGTTGTCGCCGCTCTCTCTGCTCCTCCTCGTGTGCGGCTCGGGCCTGGCGACGGGAGCCGTGGAGGGCGCTGTCACTTGCGGCTCGGTGCTGAAGCTGCTCAACACCCGTCACAACGTGAGGCTGCACTCGCACGAGGTCAAGTACGGATCCG GAAGTGGTCAACAGTCAGTAACTGGAGTTGAAGTTTCTGATGATGCTAACAGCTATTGGCGGATCAGAGGCAAAACTGATGGGTCCTGCCAGCGAGGAATGCCTGTAAAGTGTGGGCAAACAATACGCCTTACCCATGTTAATACAGGGAAAAACTTGCACACCCACCACTTCCCATCACCACTCTCCAATAATCAG GAAGTTAGCGCCTTTGGTGATGATGGAGAAGGAGATGACTTAGATGTGTGGACAGTGCAATGCAGTGGGACATACTGGGAGCGAGACGATGCAGTACGTTTCAAGCACATTGGAACGGATGTGTTCCTTACAGTAACAGGCGAACAGTATGGCCATCCAATCAGGGGACAGCGAGAAGTCCATGGCATACATTCTCCTAATCATCACAACTTCTGGAAGGCTATGGAAGGTGTTTTCATTAAGCCCAGCTTGGACTCTACAAAGCACGATGAGCTCTGA